The following are encoded together in the Lentimicrobiaceae bacterium genome:
- a CDS encoding DUF5063 domain-containing protein has translation MTTTEAYETKEALEMYAVANEFCIFTENISEYENKNIFLFYSRILPLLYIKGSLLKKVYYDENFPSERFVTEEIWENVFETLKNKLSDDDIFYAFYDYNTDLTETKSSIAENIADIYQDLKDFTIQFSEGLVYQKNNAIADCKTLFTNHWGNRICLLMPALHDKLYKTSENNYI, from the coding sequence ATGACTACAACTGAAGCCTACGAAACAAAAGAAGCATTAGAAATGTACGCTGTAGCAAATGAGTTTTGCATTTTTACCGAAAACATTTCTGAATACGAAAACAAAAATATTTTCCTATTCTACTCGCGAATATTGCCATTGCTATATATAAAAGGTTCGCTACTAAAAAAAGTTTATTACGACGAAAATTTTCCGAGCGAAAGATTTGTTACCGAAGAAATTTGGGAAAACGTATTCGAAACATTAAAAAACAAATTATCCGACGATGATATATTTTACGCTTTTTACGATTATAATACCGACTTAACCGAAACCAAATCAAGTATAGCCGAAAATATAGCCGATATTTATCAGGATTTGAAAGACTTTACCATTCAATTTTCAGAAGGATTAGTTTATCAAAAAAACAATGCAATTGCCGATTGCAAAACATTATTCACAAACCATTGGGGCAATAGAATTTGTCTGCTTATGCCTGCTTTACATGATAAACTTTACAAAACATCTGAAAATAATTACATTTAG